In Pseudomonadota bacterium, a genomic segment contains:
- the glk gene encoding glucokinase: MTARVQPVTHRLVADVGGTNTRAGIVASDGTVAHLARLRNDEHSGLAAALKAYLAALGEALDHPPVDAAIAVAAPITGTEVRLTNRRDWVFSSESLARELRIERVHLINDFTAVALCLPWLGEDELQPLGGVARRADRGSSPATPTVVLGPGTGLGVSALIPHGAGYVAIEGEGGHATAAAFTEQEAELIAWVREREGHVSWETLLCGAGLVRLHRAVATLGGHGSEANAEDAAEVVARADAGDRVAERTLQIFFAMLGGFAGDLALSFGAYSGVYLAGGILPRLRPRLIASDFRKRFESKGHYSQLLAPIPTALITAPEPALLGLAAFSPSQVAGAC, translated from the coding sequence ATGACCGCTCGCGTACAACCCGTCACCCACCGCCTGGTCGCCGATGTCGGCGGCACCAACACCCGCGCCGGCATCGTCGCCAGCGACGGCACCGTGGCCCATCTCGCCCGCCTGCGCAACGACGAGCATTCCGGGCTGGCCGCAGCGCTGAAGGCCTACCTGGCCGCCCTCGGCGAGGCACTGGACCATCCCCCGGTGGATGCGGCGATCGCCGTGGCGGCGCCGATCACCGGCACGGAGGTACGCCTCACCAACCGCCGCGATTGGGTCTTCAGCAGCGAATCGCTCGCCCGGGAGTTGCGCATCGAGCGGGTGCACCTGATCAACGACTTCACGGCCGTGGCCCTGTGCCTGCCCTGGCTGGGTGAGGACGAACTGCAGCCCCTGGGTGGCGTGGCCCGCCGAGCAGACCGCGGCAGTTCGCCCGCCACGCCCACGGTGGTGCTCGGCCCCGGCACCGGGCTCGGCGTCTCGGCCCTGATCCCCCACGGCGCGGGCTACGTGGCCATCGAGGGCGAAGGCGGCCACGCCACCGCCGCCGCCTTCACCGAGCAGGAGGCGGAACTCATCGCCTGGGTGCGCGAGCGCGAGGGGCACGTGAGCTGGGAGACGCTCCTGTGCGGCGCCGGCCTGGTGCGCCTGCACCGCGCCGTGGCCACCCTCGGCGGACACGGCAGCGAGGCCAACGCGGAGGACGCGGCGGAGGTGGTGGCCAGAGCAGATGCGGGCGATCGCGTGGCGGAGCGCACCCTGCAGATCTTCTTCGCGATGCTGGGCGGCTTCGCCGGCGACCTGGCCCTGAGCTTCGGCGCCTACTCGGGGGTGTACCTGGCGGGCGGCATCCTGCCCCGCCTACGGCCGCGCCTCATCGCCTCGGACTTCCGCAAGCGCTTCGAGAGCAAGGGCCACTACTCGCAGCTGCTGGCGCCCATCCCCACCGCGCTGATCACCGCGCCGGAGCCGGCCTTGCTCGGCTTGGCTGCCTTCTCCCCCTCGCAGGTGGCCGGCGCCTGCTGA
- the ttcA gene encoding tRNA 2-thiocytidine(32) synthetase TtcA, whose amino-acid sequence MQSSEPAEGVRKSQSVTQKKLRKRLRRQVGQAIGDYAMIEAGDRVMVCLSGGKDSYSMLDVLLDLQAAAPVPFTLDAVNLDQKQPHFPAQVLPDYCRERGVTLHVLEQDTYSVVKRVVPEGRTMCGLCSRLRRGALYRFAREEGFTKIALGHHRDDILETLLMNMFNGGRLAAMPPKLLSEDGECTVIRPLAYCEERDLARFAVLQGYPIIPCRLCGSQENSQRRSVKALLREWERDHPGRIASMFRSLQHVVPSHLMDAEHHDFAGLRSANAPAPAASADAKAWLMPSPSAQQAPATCEGEKAAKPSKAGSGAVISAVGMGASSCE is encoded by the coding sequence ATGCAGTCTTCCGAGCCCGCTGAGGGCGTGCGCAAATCCCAATCCGTGACGCAGAAAAAGCTTCGCAAGCGCTTGCGCCGCCAGGTCGGTCAGGCCATCGGCGACTACGCGATGATCGAGGCGGGTGATCGGGTCATGGTGTGTCTGTCGGGCGGCAAGGACTCCTACTCGATGTTGGACGTGCTGCTCGACCTGCAGGCGGCCGCCCCCGTGCCCTTCACCCTCGACGCGGTGAACCTGGATCAGAAACAGCCGCACTTCCCGGCTCAGGTGCTCCCGGACTACTGCCGTGAGCGAGGGGTGACCCTGCACGTGCTGGAGCAGGACACCTACAGCGTGGTGAAGCGGGTGGTGCCCGAGGGGCGCACGATGTGCGGCCTTTGCTCGCGCCTGCGTCGCGGCGCGCTGTACCGCTTTGCGCGGGAGGAGGGCTTTACCAAGATCGCCCTCGGCCACCATCGCGACGACATCCTGGAAACCCTGCTCATGAACATGTTCAACGGCGGCCGGCTGGCGGCGATGCCGCCGAAGCTGCTGAGCGAGGACGGCGAGTGCACCGTGATCAGGCCCCTGGCCTACTGCGAGGAGCGGGACTTGGCGCGTTTTGCGGTGCTGCAGGGCTACCCCATCATCCCCTGCCGTCTGTGTGGCTCGCAGGAGAATTCCCAGCGCCGCAGCGTCAAGGCCCTGCTACGTGAGTGGGAGCGCGATCACCCCGGACGCATCGCCTCCATGTTCAGATCCCTGCAGCACGTGGTGCCGAGCCATCTGATGGACGCGGAACATCACGATTTCGCCGGCCTGCGAAGCGCCAACGCGCCTGCGCCAGCAGCCAGCGCCGACGCTAAGGCCTGGCTGATGCCCTCGCCGAGCGCTCAGCAGGCGCCGGCCACCTGCGAGGGGGAGAAGGCAGCCAAGCCGAGCAAGGCCGGCTCCGGCGCGGTGATCAGCGCGGTGGGGATGGGCGCCAGCAGCTGCGAGTAG
- a CDS encoding LysM peptidoglycan-binding domain-containing protein, giving the protein MSQLRWGAAKGRTIRAWAQGTQAITWAPWLAVLVWLFATVAAADEATAPVTGADPAHFPVPPSLHAATDFWRRVYTEVETSQGFIHDNRELGVVYEVVELGGELSRRQRSRLVSKRITHYRRILERLASGARSGLTDEQREVLSLWPEDVTNATLAQAAKRLRFQLGQANRFREGLARSGRYLDHIRAEFAALGLPEELALLPHVESSYNAGARSHAAAVGMWQFTRSTGRRFMQVDHVVDERLDPYLAAAAAARLLQQNHEDLGAWPLALTAYNHGVAGMRRATVKLGTQNIGDIVERYDGRTFGFASRNFYASFIAAVHVHQHASQYFGDVTPASPVPHHAVEIPDFVPAAALAESLGTDLDTLRKLNPALRWPIWRGEKHVPKGYALRVPATLDLLSAREALGAVPATQRFARQTPDVQHRVERGESLSVIGARYGVSARAIAELNGLKSAHLIRVGQTLKLPVRATQRAPTPAPVTAKAISTPATASSRPAATTAAVVTAPGGTYRVRRGDSISVIARRLGVRQRDLIAANRLSNADRLSVGQMLVVPGKGQTFETYVPEVYTVRRGDSVWEVAKRFGIPRNRIVSLNALKSGQHIFIGQKLRLKPVLGAAGATTAE; this is encoded by the coding sequence ATGAGCCAACTGCGCTGGGGCGCCGCCAAAGGGCGGACCATACGGGCCTGGGCCCAAGGGACGCAAGCCATCACCTGGGCACCCTGGTTGGCCGTGCTCGTCTGGCTCTTCGCCACGGTGGCAGCGGCCGACGAGGCCACCGCCCCCGTCACCGGCGCTGATCCGGCCCATTTCCCCGTGCCGCCGAGCCTGCACGCGGCAACGGACTTCTGGCGCCGCGTCTACACGGAAGTGGAGACCAGCCAAGGGTTCATCCACGACAACCGAGAGCTCGGTGTGGTCTACGAGGTAGTCGAACTCGGCGGTGAACTCTCGCGCCGCCAGCGCAGCCGCCTCGTGTCCAAGCGCATCACCCATTACCGACGCATCCTCGAGCGCCTGGCGAGCGGTGCGCGCTCAGGCCTCACCGACGAGCAACGCGAGGTGCTGAGCCTGTGGCCCGAGGACGTCACCAACGCCACCCTGGCGCAGGCCGCCAAGCGCCTGCGCTTTCAGTTGGGACAGGCCAATCGCTTCCGTGAGGGCCTCGCGCGTTCCGGCCGTTACCTCGATCACATCCGCGCGGAGTTCGCCGCCCTCGGCCTGCCCGAGGAACTGGCCCTGCTGCCCCACGTGGAGAGTTCCTACAATGCCGGCGCGCGCTCCCACGCCGCCGCCGTCGGCATGTGGCAGTTCACCCGTTCCACGGGGCGGCGCTTCATGCAGGTCGACCACGTGGTGGACGAACGCCTGGACCCCTACCTGGCCGCCGCGGCCGCCGCCCGCCTGCTGCAGCAGAACCATGAGGACCTGGGCGCCTGGCCACTCGCCCTCACCGCGTACAACCACGGCGTCGCGGGCATGCGTCGCGCCACCGTCAAGCTCGGCACACAGAACATCGGTGACATCGTCGAGCGCTACGACGGTCGCACCTTCGGCTTTGCCTCGCGAAACTTCTACGCCTCGTTCATCGCCGCCGTCCACGTGCATCAGCACGCCTCCCAGTACTTCGGCGACGTCACCCCGGCCAGTCCGGTGCCGCATCACGCGGTGGAGATTCCGGACTTCGTGCCGGCGGCGGCGCTGGCCGAGAGCCTCGGCACGGACCTCGACACCCTGCGCAAGCTCAACCCCGCCCTGCGCTGGCCCATCTGGCGCGGCGAGAAGCATGTGCCCAAGGGCTACGCACTACGCGTGCCGGCCACCCTCGATCTACTGAGCGCTCGTGAGGCGCTCGGCGCCGTGCCGGCGACCCAACGCTTCGCCCGGCAGACACCCGATGTGCAACACCGCGTGGAGCGCGGGGAGTCCCTATCGGTGATCGGCGCGCGCTACGGGGTCAGCGCCCGCGCCATCGCGGAACTGAACGGCCTGAAGTCCGCCCATCTGATCCGCGTCGGGCAAACCCTGAAGCTTCCCGTGCGCGCAACTCAGCGCGCACCGACGCCCGCGCCGGTCACGGCAAAGGCCATCTCCACCCCGGCGACAGCGAGCAGCCGACCGGCCGCGACCACGGCGGCAGTCGTCACAGCACCTGGCGGCACCTACCGGGTGCGTCGGGGGGACAGCATCTCCGTGATCGCCCGACGTCTGGGCGTGCGCCAGCGCGACCTGATCGCCGCCAATCGCCTCAGCAACGCCGACCGCCTGAGCGTGGGACAGATGCTGGTGGTCCCCGGCAAGGGACAGACCTTCGAGACCTACGTGCCCGAGGTGTACACGGTGCGCCGCGGTGACTCCGTGTGGGAGGTCGCCAAGCGCTTCGGCATCCCGCGCAATCGTATCGTGTCCCTGAACGCCCTGAAGAGCGGCCAGCACATCTTCATCGGGCAGAAGCTGCGCCTAAAGCCTGTGCTAGGTGCGGCCGGCGCCACCACGGCGGAGTAA
- a CDS encoding SDR family oxidoreductase, which translates to MVDFNGLHIVITGAASGLGRLMTERLLGAGATVHAVDVDADGLKDLQTQADAGGSGRLLPYPCDLSNRRAIAATADQIQHACPAVDILINNAGIVSGRPLLEISDEQIERTFAVNTLALFWLTRAFLPAMVRRDAGHIVTIASAGGLVGTARLTDYCASKFAAIGFDDSLRLELKRLNSRIRTTVVCPFYINTGMFEGVRTRFPWLLPILEPEYVVERTLEAVRRGRRRLIMPRFVLSVFLARLLPTAWFDAVMSFFGISKSMDDFVGRRGKAE; encoded by the coding sequence ATGGTCGACTTCAACGGTCTTCACATCGTCATCACCGGTGCCGCCAGCGGCTTGGGTCGGTTGATGACCGAGCGCCTGTTGGGCGCCGGGGCCACTGTACACGCGGTGGATGTGGATGCCGATGGGCTGAAGGATCTGCAGACCCAAGCCGACGCCGGTGGTAGCGGCCGGCTGCTGCCTTACCCGTGCGATCTCAGCAACCGGCGCGCGATCGCTGCCACGGCTGATCAGATCCAGCATGCCTGTCCGGCCGTGGATATCCTGATCAACAATGCGGGAATCGTCTCTGGCCGCCCCTTGCTCGAGATCAGCGACGAGCAGATCGAACGCACCTTCGCGGTCAACACCTTGGCCCTGTTCTGGCTGACCCGCGCCTTTCTGCCCGCCATGGTTCGGCGCGATGCCGGCCACATCGTGACCATCGCCTCCGCAGGTGGCCTCGTCGGCACGGCCCGCTTGACCGACTACTGCGCCAGCAAGTTTGCCGCGATCGGTTTCGATGACTCCCTGCGGCTCGAGCTCAAGCGCCTGAACAGCCGCATTCGCACGACGGTGGTGTGCCCCTTCTACATCAACACCGGGATGTTCGAGGGCGTGCGCACGCGCTTCCCGTGGCTACTCCCGATCCTCGAGCCCGAGTACGTGGTCGAGCGCACACTGGAGGCCGTCAGGCGCGGGCGTAGGCGCCTGATCATGCCCAGGTTCGTGCTATCCGTCTTCCTGGCCCGGCTGCTCCCCACCGCGTGGTTCGATGCGGTGATGAGTTTCTTCGGCATCAGCAAGAGCATGGACGACTTCGTCGGCCGTCGCGGCAAGGCTGAGTAG
- a CDS encoding SDR family oxidoreductase has protein sequence MSKAPYAGSTVLVTGATEGIGRACALQLADVRAKLVLGARNTERLEQIASECRELGAQVLTQPTDVSREADCQRLVEAGIAEFGGLDTLVCNAGSTMWARFDQLESLDVFPHLLQVNLMGAVNCIRHALPALRASGGRLVAVASAAGMTGVPERTAYAASKHALVGFMDSLRIELRDRGVSVTVAAPDFVLTETHRRAIGADGKALGTSPMQEGKLLTASRCAEMILADTWARKRLCLTSSRTRLGLLLKPFLPALLDRIAAKAIEQRR, from the coding sequence ATGTCGAAGGCGCCATACGCAGGCAGCACCGTGTTGGTCACGGGCGCCACGGAGGGCATCGGTCGTGCGTGTGCACTGCAACTGGCCGACGTGCGAGCTAAGCTCGTCCTGGGCGCGCGCAACACCGAGCGCCTCGAACAGATCGCCAGCGAGTGCCGTGAACTCGGGGCGCAGGTGCTCACCCAGCCGACCGACGTTAGCCGAGAGGCCGACTGCCAGCGCCTGGTGGAAGCGGGCATCGCCGAGTTCGGCGGTTTGGACACGCTGGTGTGCAACGCTGGCAGCACCATGTGGGCCCGCTTCGATCAACTGGAGAGCCTCGACGTCTTCCCCCACCTGCTGCAGGTCAACCTGATGGGCGCCGTGAACTGCATTCGCCACGCCCTGCCTGCCCTGCGCGCCTCGGGCGGCCGCCTGGTGGCGGTCGCCAGCGCGGCGGGGATGACGGGCGTGCCGGAACGTACCGCCTACGCGGCCAGCAAGCACGCCTTGGTCGGCTTCATGGACAGCTTGCGTATCGAGCTGCGCGACAGGGGGGTGAGCGTGACCGTGGCGGCCCCGGATTTCGTCCTCACCGAGACCCATCGTCGCGCGATCGGTGCTGACGGTAAGGCGCTCGGCACCTCACCGATGCAGGAAGGCAAGCTGCTGACCGCGTCGCGCTGCGCCGAGATGATTCTGGCGGACACCTGGGCGCGCAAGCGCCTGTGCCTGACCTCCAGCCGCACGCGCTTAGGGCTGCTGCTGAAGCCCTTCCTACCGGCGCTACTGGATCGGATCGCCGCGAAGGCTATCGAGCAGCGGCGCTAG
- a CDS encoding tetratricopeptide repeat protein gives MLAIRTADHLLERQESSAAADVLERYLAAHPPHGRVLQRLGRVRLMQGRAAEAAHLLEQALECCAPEPAMDDEVVAICTDDQQLAPATPPSAAAR, from the coding sequence ATGCTGGCGATCCGCACCGCGGACCATCTGCTGGAGCGCCAGGAGTCGTCGGCCGCGGCAGACGTTCTCGAGCGCTACCTCGCTGCCCATCCCCCCCACGGCCGGGTGCTGCAGCGCTTGGGTCGCGTGCGTCTCATGCAAGGGCGCGCGGCGGAAGCCGCCCACCTGCTCGAGCAGGCGCTCGAGTGTTGTGCTCCAGAGCCCGCGATGGACGACGAGGTCGTGGCGATCTGCACCGACGACCAGCAGCTGGCCCCCGCGACCCCGCCTAGCGCCGCTGCTCGATAG